A genomic region of Rhipicephalus sanguineus isolate Rsan-2018 chromosome 3, BIME_Rsan_1.4, whole genome shotgun sequence contains the following coding sequences:
- the LOC119387736 gene encoding uncharacterized protein LOC119387736 isoform X30 — translation MQSLTCVLGFFLLPALLAGAADLTRHTPPGLKCTLSPTTCPVCPENVPTDVCEYGFVARVSTLTPFRKVGQRDLCGRLRLMSVLVGPEDVVSRTPVVSFKEGCTCAAALNAEDQFYVLLKEVPGVYATKPTQLVLDSNVTVLPYTFEQSRALHRQLTECRTAQKRSDYGYGGSAYTSSSYMVKTIKYYYPAPSYGKPARSGQASSYAAPSYAAPSYAAPSYSAPSYAAPAYSAPMYSAPAYAAPAYSAPAYAAPSYSAPAYAAPMYSAPAYSAPSYSAPMYAAPSYSAPSYSAPSYSAPAYSAMSYSAPSYSAPAYSAPSYSAPAYSAPSYSAPAYPAPSYSAPAYSAPSYSAPAYAAPSYSAPAYSAPSYSAPAYSAPSYSAPAYSAPSYSAPAYSAPSYSAPAYSAPSYSAPAYSAPSYSAPAYSAPSYSAPAYSAPSYSAPAYSAPSYSAPAYSAPSYSAPAYSAPSYSAPAYSAPSYSAPAYSAPSYSAPAPSYSAPAYSAPSYSAPSYAVMTYSAPSYSAPSYSAPSYSAPAYSAPSYSAPAPSYSAPAYSAPSYSAPAYSAPSYSAPAYSAPAYSAPAPSYSAPAYSAPAPSYSAPAYSAPASSYSAPAYSAPSYSAPSYSMPAYSAPAPSYSAPSYSAPAYSAPAPSYSAPAYSAPAYKAPAPSYSAPAYSAPAPSYSAPAYSAPAYSAPAYSAPAPSYSAPAYSAPAYSAPAPSYSAPAYSAPSYSAPAPSYSAPATYAPASYSAPSYAPPAYSAPSYAAPSYSAPTYAPASYSAPSYAPPAYSAPSYAPPAYSAPAYSAPAYSAPAYSAPAYSAPADSYGGGDDSYSGASSYPASSVSYTYVTYMPPSYGGVKGYEGEAPAY, via the exons ATGCAGTCCCTTACGTGCGTCCTCGGGTTCTTCCTGCTGCCCGCGCTGCTGGCCGGAGCCGCCGACCT AACCAGGCATACTCCACCAGGACTGAAATGCACCCTTTCGCCAACCACATGTCCCGTCTGCCCGGAGAACGTCCCGACCGACGTGTGCGAGTACGGCTTCG TCGCTCGTGTCAGCACGTTGACTCCATTCCGCAAAG TCGGCCAGCGGGATCTGTGCGGACGACTGAGGCTCATGTCTGTCCTCGTTGGACCTGAGGATGTGGTCTCTAGGACTCCCGTGGTGTCCTTCAAGGAAGGATGCACGTGCGCAGCAGCGCTTAATG CCGAGGACCAGTTCTACGTGCTGCTCAAGGAGGTGCCGGGCGTCTACGCTACCAAGCCGACGCAGCTGGTGCTGGACTCCAACGTGACTGTGCTGCCGTACACGTTCGAGCAGTCCAGGGCGCTCCACCGGCAGCTGACCGAGTGCAGGACGGCGCAAAAACGAAGCGACTACGGCTACGGAGGTAGTGCCTACACCTCCTCCTCGTATATGGTCAAGACGATCAAGTACTACTACCCCGCACCCTCGTACGGTAAGCCTGCCCGTTCAGGTCAGGCCT CAAGTTATGCTGCTCCAAGTTACGCCGCCCCGAGCTACGCGGCGCCAAGTTACTCAGCCCCGTCATACGCTGCCCCCGCCTACTCCGCTCCTATGTACAGCGCACCAGCATACGCTGCCCCTGCGTACAGTGCTCCCGCCTATGCAGCCCCTAGCTACAGTGCCCCTGCCTACGCCGCCCCTATGTACAGCGCTCCCGCGTATTCTGCTCCTAGCTACAGTGCCCCTATGTACGCCGCACCTAGCTACAGTGCTCCGTCATACTCAGCCCCGAGTTACAGTGCCCCAGCTTACTCGGCCATGAGTTACAGCGCACCTAGCTACAGCGCTCCTGCTTACTCTGCCCCTAGCTACAGCGCTCCCGCTTACTCTGCACCCAGCTACAGTGCCCCCGCTTACCCTGCACCTAGCTACAGTGCCCCCGCTTACTCTGCCCCTAGTTACAGCGCTCCCGCCTACGCTGCACCTAGTTACAGTGCCCCCGCTTACTCTGCACCTAGTTACAGTGCACCCGCTTACTCTGCACCCAGCTACAGCGCCCCCGCTTACTCTGCCCCTAGCTACAGCGCCCCCGCTTACTCTGCACCCAGCTACAGTGCCCCTGCCTACTCCGCACCTAGCTACAGTGCACCCGCTTACTCTGCCCCTAGTTACAGCGCTCCCGCTTACTCTGCACCTAGCTACAGTGCACCCGCTTACTCTGCCCCTAGTTACAGCGCTCCCGCTTACTCTGCACCTAGCTACAGTGCCCCCGCTTACTCCGCACCTAGCTACAGTGCCCCTGCTTACTCTGCCCCTAGCTACAGCGCCCCCGCTTACTCTGCCC CAAGCTACAGTGCTCCTGCATACTCTGCTCCCAGCTACAGTGCACCGGCACCTAGCTATAGCGCCCCTGCCTATTCTGCTCCTAGCTACAGTGCTCCTTCTTACGCTGTTATGACTTACAGCGCACCTAGCTACAGTGCGCCATCTTACTCTGCCCCAAGTTACAGTGCACCGGCGTACTCTGCTCCTAGCTACAGTGCACCAGCGCCTAGCTACAGTGCTCCCGCTTATTCCGCGCCTAGCTACAGCGCACCTGCATACTCTGCACCCAGCTACAGTGCTCCCGCATATTCTGCGCCCGCTTACAGTGCTCCAGCACCGAGCTATAGTGCTCCCGCTTACAGTGCTCCAGCACCGAGCTATAGCGCTCCCGCTTACAGTGCTCCAGCATCGAGCTATAGCGCTCCCGCTTACAGTGCTCCCTCATACAGCGCTCCCTCGTACTCAATGCCTGCTTACAGCGCTCCCGCACCTAGCTACAGTGCTCCCTCATACAGTGCTCCCGCATACAGTGCCCCTGCACCCAGTTACAGTGCTCCTGCATACTCCGCTCCCGCTTACAAAGCTCCAGCACCTAGCTACAGTGCTCCTGCATACAGCGCCCCTGCACCAAGCTACAGCGCTCCCGCATATTCCGCTCCCGCTTACAGCGCTCCCGCATACAGCGCCCCGGCACCAAGCTACAGCGCTCCCGCTTACTCCGCCCCTGCGTACAGTGCCCCAGCACCCAGCTACAGTGCGCCGGCATACTCAGCTCCAAGTTACAGCGCCCCAGCCCCCAGCTACAGCGCCCCAGCTACTTATGCACCTGCTAGCTACAGCGCTCCCTCTTATGCTCCTCCCGCATACAGCGCGCCGTCATACGCCGCCCCTAGCTACAGTGCCCCGACTTATGCCCCAGCTAGTTACAGCGCCCCGTCCTATGCTCCTCCCGCCTACAGTGCACCCTCCTACGCTCCACCGGCCTACAGCGCACCGGCCTACAGCGCACCGGCTTACAGCGCACCAGCCTACAGCGCACCAGCCTACAGCGCACCGGCCGACAGCTACGGAGGCGGTGATGACAGCTACAGCGG TGCCAGCAGCTACCCAGCGTCCTCGGTGAGCTACACGTACGTCACGTACATGCCTCCATCGTACGGCGGTGTCAAGGGCTACGAAGGTGAGGCACCCGCGTACTGA
- the LOC119387736 gene encoding uncharacterized protein LOC119387736 isoform X8: MQSLTCVLGFFLLPALLAGAADLTRHTPPGLKCTLSPTTCPVCPENVPTDVCEYGFVARVSTLTPFRKVGQRDLCGRLRLMSVLVGPEDVVSRTPVVSFKEGCTCAAALNAEDQFYVLLKEVPGVYATKPTQLVLDSNVTVLPYTFEQSRALHRQLTECRTAQKRSDYGYGGSAYTSSSYMVKTIKYYYPAPSYGKPARSGQASSYAAPSYAAPSYAAPSYSAPSYAAPAYSAPMYSAPAYAAPAYSAPAYAAPSYSAPAYAAPMYSAPAYSAPSYSAPMYAAPSYSAPSYSAPSYSAPAYSAMSYSAPSYSAPAYSAPSYSAPAYSAPSYSAPAYPAPSYSAPAYSAPSYSAPAYAAPSYSAPAYSAPSYSAPAYSAPSYSAPAYSAPSYSAPAYSAPSYSAPAYSAPSYSAPAYSAPSYSAPAYSAPSYSAPAYSAPSYSAPAYSAPSYSAPAYSAPSYSAPAYSAPSYSAPAYSAPSYSAPAYSAPSYSAPSYSAPSYSAPAYSAPSYSAPAPSYSAPAYSAPSYSAPSYAVMTYSAPSYSAPSYSAPSYSAPAYSAPSYSAPAPSYSAPAYSAPSYSAPAYSAPSYSAPAYSAPAYSAPAPSYSAPAYSAPAPSYSAPAYSAPASSYSAPAYSAPSYSAPSYSMPAYSAPAPSYSAPSYSAPAYSAPAPSYSAPAYSAPAYKAPAPSYSAPAYSAPAPSYSAPAYSAPAYSAPAYSAPAPSYSAPAYSAPAYSAPAPSYSAPAYSAPSYSAPAPSYSAPATYAPASYSAPSYAPPAYSAPSYAAPSYSAPTYAPASYSAPSYAPPAYSAPSYAPPAYSAPAYSAPAYSAPAYSAPAYSAPADSYGGGDDSYSGASSYPASSVSYTYVTYMPPSYGGVKGYEGEAPAY; the protein is encoded by the exons ATGCAGTCCCTTACGTGCGTCCTCGGGTTCTTCCTGCTGCCCGCGCTGCTGGCCGGAGCCGCCGACCT AACCAGGCATACTCCACCAGGACTGAAATGCACCCTTTCGCCAACCACATGTCCCGTCTGCCCGGAGAACGTCCCGACCGACGTGTGCGAGTACGGCTTCG TCGCTCGTGTCAGCACGTTGACTCCATTCCGCAAAG TCGGCCAGCGGGATCTGTGCGGACGACTGAGGCTCATGTCTGTCCTCGTTGGACCTGAGGATGTGGTCTCTAGGACTCCCGTGGTGTCCTTCAAGGAAGGATGCACGTGCGCAGCAGCGCTTAATG CCGAGGACCAGTTCTACGTGCTGCTCAAGGAGGTGCCGGGCGTCTACGCTACCAAGCCGACGCAGCTGGTGCTGGACTCCAACGTGACTGTGCTGCCGTACACGTTCGAGCAGTCCAGGGCGCTCCACCGGCAGCTGACCGAGTGCAGGACGGCGCAAAAACGAAGCGACTACGGCTACGGAGGTAGTGCCTACACCTCCTCCTCGTATATGGTCAAGACGATCAAGTACTACTACCCCGCACCCTCGTACGGTAAGCCTGCCCGTTCAGGTCAGGCCT CAAGTTATGCTGCTCCAAGTTACGCCGCCCCGAGCTACGCGGCGCCAAGTTACTCAGCCCCGTCATACGCTGCCCCCGCCTACTCCGCTCCTATGTACAGCGCACCAGCATACGCTGCCCCTGCGTACAGTGCTCCCGCCTATGCAGCCCCTAGCTACAGTGCCCCTGCCTACGCCGCCCCTATGTACAGCGCTCCCGCGTATTCTGCTCCTAGCTACAGTGCCCCTATGTACGCCGCACCTAGCTACAGTGCTCCGTCATACTCAGCCCCGAGTTACAGTGCCCCAGCTTACTCGGCCATGAGTTACAGCGCACCTAGCTACAGCGCTCCTGCTTACTCTGCCCCTAGCTACAGCGCTCCCGCTTACTCTGCACCCAGCTACAGTGCCCCCGCTTACCCTGCACCTAGCTACAGTGCCCCCGCTTACTCTGCCCCTAGTTACAGCGCTCCCGCCTACGCTGCACCTAGTTACAGTGCCCCCGCTTACTCTGCACCTAGTTACAGTGCACCCGCTTACTCTGCACCCAGCTACAGCGCCCCCGCTTACTCTGCCCCTAGCTACAGCGCCCCCGCTTACTCTGCACCCAGCTACAGTGCCCCTGCCTACTCCGCACCTAGCTACAGTGCACCCGCTTACTCTGCCCCTAGTTACAGCGCTCCCGCTTACTCTGCACCTAGCTACAGTGCACCCGCTTACTCTGCCCCTAGTTACAGCGCTCCCGCTTACTCTGCACCTAGCTACAGTGCCCCCGCTTACTCCGCACCTAGCTACAGTGCCCCTGCTTACTCTGCCCCTAGCTACAGCGCCCCCGCTTACTCTGCCC CTAGCTACAGCGCTCCCGCTTACTCTGCACCAAGCTACAGCGCCCCCTCTTACTCTGCACCAAGCTACAGTGCTCCTGCATACTCTGCTCCCAGCTACAGTGCACCGGCACCTAGCTATAGCGCCCCTGCCTATTCTGCTCCTAGCTACAGTGCTCCTTCTTACGCTGTTATGACTTACAGCGCACCTAGCTACAGTGCGCCATCTTACTCTGCCCCAAGTTACAGTGCACCGGCGTACTCTGCTCCTAGCTACAGTGCACCAGCGCCTAGCTACAGTGCTCCCGCTTATTCCGCGCCTAGCTACAGCGCACCTGCATACTCTGCACCCAGCTACAGTGCTCCCGCATATTCTGCGCCCGCTTACAGTGCTCCAGCACCGAGCTATAGTGCTCCCGCTTACAGTGCTCCAGCACCGAGCTATAGCGCTCCCGCTTACAGTGCTCCAGCATCGAGCTATAGCGCTCCCGCTTACAGTGCTCCCTCATACAGCGCTCCCTCGTACTCAATGCCTGCTTACAGCGCTCCCGCACCTAGCTACAGTGCTCCCTCATACAGTGCTCCCGCATACAGTGCCCCTGCACCCAGTTACAGTGCTCCTGCATACTCCGCTCCCGCTTACAAAGCTCCAGCACCTAGCTACAGTGCTCCTGCATACAGCGCCCCTGCACCAAGCTACAGCGCTCCCGCATATTCCGCTCCCGCTTACAGCGCTCCCGCATACAGCGCCCCGGCACCAAGCTACAGCGCTCCCGCTTACTCCGCCCCTGCGTACAGTGCCCCAGCACCCAGCTACAGTGCGCCGGCATACTCAGCTCCAAGTTACAGCGCCCCAGCCCCCAGCTACAGCGCCCCAGCTACTTATGCACCTGCTAGCTACAGCGCTCCCTCTTATGCTCCTCCCGCATACAGCGCGCCGTCATACGCCGCCCCTAGCTACAGTGCCCCGACTTATGCCCCAGCTAGTTACAGCGCCCCGTCCTATGCTCCTCCCGCCTACAGTGCACCCTCCTACGCTCCACCGGCCTACAGCGCACCGGCCTACAGCGCACCGGCTTACAGCGCACCAGCCTACAGCGCACCAGCCTACAGCGCACCGGCCGACAGCTACGGAGGCGGTGATGACAGCTACAGCGG TGCCAGCAGCTACCCAGCGTCCTCGGTGAGCTACACGTACGTCACGTACATGCCTCCATCGTACGGCGGTGTCAAGGGCTACGAAGGTGAGGCACCCGCGTACTGA
- the LOC119387736 gene encoding uncharacterized protein LOC119387736 isoform X17, whose protein sequence is MQSLTCVLGFFLLPALLAGAADLTRHTPPGLKCTLSPTTCPVCPENVPTDVCEYGFVARVSTLTPFRKVGQRDLCGRLRLMSVLVGPEDVVSRTPVVSFKEGCTCAAALNAEDQFYVLLKEVPGVYATKPTQLVLDSNVTVLPYTFEQSRALHRQLTECRTAQKRSDYGYGGSAYTSSSYMVKTIKYYYPAPSYGKPARSGQASSYAAPSYAAPSYAAPSYSAPSYAAPAYSAPMYSAPAYAAPAYSAPAYAAPSYSAPAYAAPMYSAPAYSAPSYSAPMYAAPSYSAPSYSAPSYSAPAYSAMSYSAPSYSAPAYSAPSYSAPAYSAPSYSAPAYPAPSYSAPAYSAPSYSAPAYAAPSYSAPAYSAPSYSAPAYSAPSYSAPAYSAPSYSAPAYSAPSYSAPAYSAPSYSAPAYSAPSYSAPAYSAPSYSAPAYSAPSYSAPAYSAPSYSAPAYSAPSYSAPAYSAPSYSAPAYSAPSYSAPSYSAPSYSAPAYSAPSYSAPAPSYSAPAYSAPSYSAPSYAVMTYSAPSYSAPSYSAPSYSAPAYSAPSYSAPAPSYSAPAYSAPSYSAPAYSAPSYSAPAYSAPAYSAPAPSYSAPAYSAPAPSYSAPAYSAPASSYSAPAYSAPSYSAPSYSMPAYSAPAPSYSAPSYSAPAYSAPAPSYSAPAYSAPAYKAPAPSYSAPAYSAPAPSYSAPAYSAPAYSAPAYSAPAPSYSAPAYSAPAYSAPAPSYSAPAYSAPSYSAPAPSYSAPATYAPASYSAPSYAPPAYSAPSYAAPSYSAPTYAPASYSAPSYAPPAYSAPSYAPPAYSAPAYSAPAYSAPAYSAPAYSAPADSYGGGDDSYSGASSYPASSVSYTYVTYMPPSYGGVKGYEGEAPAY, encoded by the exons ATGCAGTCCCTTACGTGCGTCCTCGGGTTCTTCCTGCTGCCCGCGCTGCTGGCCGGAGCCGCCGACCT AACCAGGCATACTCCACCAGGACTGAAATGCACCCTTTCGCCAACCACATGTCCCGTCTGCCCGGAGAACGTCCCGACCGACGTGTGCGAGTACGGCTTCG TCGCTCGTGTCAGCACGTTGACTCCATTCCGCAAAG TCGGCCAGCGGGATCTGTGCGGACGACTGAGGCTCATGTCTGTCCTCGTTGGACCTGAGGATGTGGTCTCTAGGACTCCCGTGGTGTCCTTCAAGGAAGGATGCACGTGCGCAGCAGCGCTTAATG CCGAGGACCAGTTCTACGTGCTGCTCAAGGAGGTGCCGGGCGTCTACGCTACCAAGCCGACGCAGCTGGTGCTGGACTCCAACGTGACTGTGCTGCCGTACACGTTCGAGCAGTCCAGGGCGCTCCACCGGCAGCTGACCGAGTGCAGGACGGCGCAAAAACGAAGCGACTACGGCTACGGAGGTAGTGCCTACACCTCCTCCTCGTATATGGTCAAGACGATCAAGTACTACTACCCCGCACCCTCGTACGGTAAGCCTGCCCGTTCAGGTCAGGCCT CAAGTTATGCTGCTCCAAGTTACGCCGCCCCGAGCTACGCGGCGCCAAGTTACTCAGCCCCGTCATACGCTGCCCCCGCCTACTCCGCTCCTATGTACAGCGCACCAGCATACGCTGCCCCTGCGTACAGTGCTCCCGCCTATGCAGCCCCTAGCTACAGTGCCCCTGCCTACGCCGCCCCTATGTACAGCGCTCCCGCGTATTCTGCTCCTAGCTACAGTGCCCCTATGTACGCCGCACCTAGCTACAGTGCTCCGTCATACTCAGCCCCGAGTTACAGTGCCCCAGCTTACTCGGCCATGAGTTACAGCGCACCTAGCTACAGCGCTCCTGCTTACTCTGCCCCTAGCTACAGCGCTCCCGCTTACTCTGCACCCAGCTACAGTGCCCCCGCTTACCCTGCACCTAGCTACAGTGCCCCCGCTTACTCTGCCCCTAGTTACAGCGCTCCCGCCTACGCTGCACCTAGTTACAGTGCCCCCGCTTACTCTGCACCTAGTTACAGTGCACCCGCTTACTCTGCACCCAGCTACAGCGCCCCCGCTTACTCTGCCCCTAGCTACAGCGCCCCCGCTTACTCTGCACCCAGCTACAGTGCCCCTGCCTACTCCGCACCTAGCTACAGTGCACCCGCTTACTCTGCCCCTAGTTACAGCGCTCCCGCTTACTCTGCACCTAGCTACAGTGCACCCGCTTACTCTGCCCCTAGTTACAGCGCTCCCGCTTACTCTGCACCTAGCTACAGTGCCCCCGCTTACTCCGCACCTAGCTACAGTGCCCCTGCTTACTCTGCCCCTAGCTACAGCGCCCCCGCTTACTCTGCCC CAAGCTACAGCGCCCCCTCTTACTCTGCACCAAGCTACAGTGCTCCTGCATACTCTGCTCCCAGCTACAGTGCACCGGCACCTAGCTATAGCGCCCCTGCCTATTCTGCTCCTAGCTACAGTGCTCCTTCTTACGCTGTTATGACTTACAGCGCACCTAGCTACAGTGCGCCATCTTACTCTGCCCCAAGTTACAGTGCACCGGCGTACTCTGCTCCTAGCTACAGTGCACCAGCGCCTAGCTACAGTGCTCCCGCTTATTCCGCGCCTAGCTACAGCGCACCTGCATACTCTGCACCCAGCTACAGTGCTCCCGCATATTCTGCGCCCGCTTACAGTGCTCCAGCACCGAGCTATAGTGCTCCCGCTTACAGTGCTCCAGCACCGAGCTATAGCGCTCCCGCTTACAGTGCTCCAGCATCGAGCTATAGCGCTCCCGCTTACAGTGCTCCCTCATACAGCGCTCCCTCGTACTCAATGCCTGCTTACAGCGCTCCCGCACCTAGCTACAGTGCTCCCTCATACAGTGCTCCCGCATACAGTGCCCCTGCACCCAGTTACAGTGCTCCTGCATACTCCGCTCCCGCTTACAAAGCTCCAGCACCTAGCTACAGTGCTCCTGCATACAGCGCCCCTGCACCAAGCTACAGCGCTCCCGCATATTCCGCTCCCGCTTACAGCGCTCCCGCATACAGCGCCCCGGCACCAAGCTACAGCGCTCCCGCTTACTCCGCCCCTGCGTACAGTGCCCCAGCACCCAGCTACAGTGCGCCGGCATACTCAGCTCCAAGTTACAGCGCCCCAGCCCCCAGCTACAGCGCCCCAGCTACTTATGCACCTGCTAGCTACAGCGCTCCCTCTTATGCTCCTCCCGCATACAGCGCGCCGTCATACGCCGCCCCTAGCTACAGTGCCCCGACTTATGCCCCAGCTAGTTACAGCGCCCCGTCCTATGCTCCTCCCGCCTACAGTGCACCCTCCTACGCTCCACCGGCCTACAGCGCACCGGCCTACAGCGCACCGGCTTACAGCGCACCAGCCTACAGCGCACCAGCCTACAGCGCACCGGCCGACAGCTACGGAGGCGGTGATGACAGCTACAGCGG TGCCAGCAGCTACCCAGCGTCCTCGGTGAGCTACACGTACGTCACGTACATGCCTCCATCGTACGGCGGTGTCAAGGGCTACGAAGGTGAGGCACCCGCGTACTGA
- the LOC119387736 gene encoding uncharacterized protein LOC119387736 isoform X50 — translation MQSLTCVLGFFLLPALLAGAADLTRHTPPGLKCTLSPTTCPVCPENVPTDVCEYGFVARVSTLTPFRKVGQRDLCGRLRLMSVLVGPEDVVSRTPVVSFKEGCTCAAALNAEDQFYVLLKEVPGVYATKPTQLVLDSNVTVLPYTFEQSRALHRQLTECRTAQKRSDYGYGGSAYTSSSYMVKTIKYYYPAPSYGKPARSGQASSYAAPSYAAPSYAAPSYSAPSYAAPAYSAPMYSAPAYAAPAYSAPAYAAPSYSAPAYAAPMYSAPAYSAPSYSAPMYAAPSYSAPSYSAPSYSAPAYSAMSYSAPSYSAPAYSAPSYSAPAYSAPSYSAPAYPAPSYSAPAYSAPSYSAPAYAAPSYSAPAYSAPSYSAPAYSAPSYSAPAYSAPSYSAPAYSAPSYSAPAYSAPSYSAPAYSAPSYSAPAYSAPSYSAPAYSAPSYSAPAYSAPSYSAPAYSAPSYSAPAYSAPSYSAPAYSAPSYSAPAYSAPSYSAPAYSAPSYSAPAYSAPSYSAPAYSAPSYSAPAYSAPAYSAPAPSYSAPAYSAPAPSYSAPAYSAPASSYSAPAYSAPSYSAPSYSMPAYSAPAPSYSAPSYSAPAYSAPAPSYSAPAYSAPAYKAPAPSYSAPAYSAPAPSYSAPAYSAPAYSAPAYSAPAPSYSAPAYSAPAYSAPAPSYSAPAYSAPSYSAPAPSYSAPATYAPASYSAPSYAPPAYSAPSYAAPSYSAPTYAPASYSAPSYAPPAYSAPSYAPPAYSAPAYSAPAYSAPAYSAPAYSAPADSYGGGDDSYSGASSYPASSVSYTYVTYMPPSYGGVKGYEGEAPAY, via the exons ATGCAGTCCCTTACGTGCGTCCTCGGGTTCTTCCTGCTGCCCGCGCTGCTGGCCGGAGCCGCCGACCT AACCAGGCATACTCCACCAGGACTGAAATGCACCCTTTCGCCAACCACATGTCCCGTCTGCCCGGAGAACGTCCCGACCGACGTGTGCGAGTACGGCTTCG TCGCTCGTGTCAGCACGTTGACTCCATTCCGCAAAG TCGGCCAGCGGGATCTGTGCGGACGACTGAGGCTCATGTCTGTCCTCGTTGGACCTGAGGATGTGGTCTCTAGGACTCCCGTGGTGTCCTTCAAGGAAGGATGCACGTGCGCAGCAGCGCTTAATG CCGAGGACCAGTTCTACGTGCTGCTCAAGGAGGTGCCGGGCGTCTACGCTACCAAGCCGACGCAGCTGGTGCTGGACTCCAACGTGACTGTGCTGCCGTACACGTTCGAGCAGTCCAGGGCGCTCCACCGGCAGCTGACCGAGTGCAGGACGGCGCAAAAACGAAGCGACTACGGCTACGGAGGTAGTGCCTACACCTCCTCCTCGTATATGGTCAAGACGATCAAGTACTACTACCCCGCACCCTCGTACGGTAAGCCTGCCCGTTCAGGTCAGGCCT CAAGTTATGCTGCTCCAAGTTACGCCGCCCCGAGCTACGCGGCGCCAAGTTACTCAGCCCCGTCATACGCTGCCCCCGCCTACTCCGCTCCTATGTACAGCGCACCAGCATACGCTGCCCCTGCGTACAGTGCTCCCGCCTATGCAGCCCCTAGCTACAGTGCCCCTGCCTACGCCGCCCCTATGTACAGCGCTCCCGCGTATTCTGCTCCTAGCTACAGTGCCCCTATGTACGCCGCACCTAGCTACAGTGCTCCGTCATACTCAGCCCCGAGTTACAGTGCCCCAGCTTACTCGGCCATGAGTTACAGCGCACCTAGCTACAGCGCTCCTGCTTACTCTGCCCCTAGCTACAGCGCTCCCGCTTACTCTGCACCCAGCTACAGTGCCCCCGCTTACCCTGCACCTAGCTACAGTGCCCCCGCTTACTCTGCCCCTAGTTACAGCGCTCCCGCCTACGCTGCACCTAGTTACAGTGCCCCCGCTTACTCTGCACCTAGTTACAGTGCACCCGCTTACTCTGCACCCAGCTACAGCGCCCCCGCTTACTCTGCCCCTAGCTACAGCGCCCCCGCTTACTCTGCACCCAGCTACAGTGCCCCTGCCTACTCCGCACCTAGCTACAGTGCACCCGCTTACTCTGCCCCTAGTTACAGCGCTCCCGCTTACTCTGCACCTAGCTACAGTGCACCCGCTTACTCTGCCCCTAGTTACAGCGCTCCCGCTTACTCTGCACCTAGCTACAGTGCCCCCGCTTACTCCGCACCTAGCTACAGTGCCCCTGCTTACTCTGCCCCTAGCTACAGCGCCCCCGCTTACTCTGCCCCTAGTTACAGCGCTCCTGCTTACTCTGCACCTAGCTACAGCGCTCCCGCTTACT CAGCGCCTAGCTACAGTGCTCCCGCTTATTCCGCGCCTAGCTACAGCGCACCTGCATACTCTGCACCCAGCTACAGTGCTCCCGCATATTCTGCGCCCGCTTACAGTGCTCCAGCACCGAGCTATAGTGCTCCCGCTTACAGTGCTCCAGCACCGAGCTATAGCGCTCCCGCTTACAGTGCTCCAGCATCGAGCTATAGCGCTCCCGCTTACAGTGCTCCCTCATACAGCGCTCCCTCGTACTCAATGCCTGCTTACAGCGCTCCCGCACCTAGCTACAGTGCTCCCTCATACAGTGCTCCCGCATACAGTGCCCCTGCACCCAGTTACAGTGCTCCTGCATACTCCGCTCCCGCTTACAAAGCTCCAGCACCTAGCTACAGTGCTCCTGCATACAGCGCCCCTGCACCAAGCTACAGCGCTCCCGCATATTCCGCTCCCGCTTACAGCGCTCCCGCATACAGCGCCCCGGCACCAAGCTACAGCGCTCCCGCTTACTCCGCCCCTGCGTACAGTGCCCCAGCACCCAGCTACAGTGCGCCGGCATACTCAGCTCCAAGTTACAGCGCCCCAGCCCCCAGCTACAGCGCCCCAGCTACTTATGCACCTGCTAGCTACAGCGCTCCCTCTTATGCTCCTCCCGCATACAGCGCGCCGTCATACGCCGCCCCTAGCTACAGTGCCCCGACTTATGCCCCAGCTAGTTACAGCGCCCCGTCCTATGCTCCTCCCGCCTACAGTGCACCCTCCTACGCTCCACCGGCCTACAGCGCACCGGCCTACAGCGCACCGGCTTACAGCGCACCAGCCTACAGCGCACCAGCCTACAGCGCACCGGCCGACAGCTACGGAGGCGGTGATGACAGCTACAGCGG TGCCAGCAGCTACCCAGCGTCCTCGGTGAGCTACACGTACGTCACGTACATGCCTCCATCGTACGGCGGTGTCAAGGGCTACGAAGGTGAGGCACCCGCGTACTGA